CTCTCTCTTACAGCTGGGGTCTCGCCGCATACTGGGACCCCGCGGAGGGTATGGtgagaagaaacagaggcaaCATGCGCCCTACATgtagaaaaggagaagagggCGGGTTAGCGTATCCCTCCGAGCTTTGTACAACGAAAACGTGATCGCTAGTCTATATATTATATGAAGCCCTAGAGAGCAGAGCAGTCAAACATCACTTCCACCGGAAAACCCCACTCGCTAGACACTTCCCTGTTTCAATCTCACTTTCTCTCGCCTTGCCTGTGGATGGACGAATCCCTGTTTAAAATCGATGCCTCTTCCTCAGGGATATCAGCAAACATGCCTGCTCTGGGGGCTGGGGAATGGGCCTTGCTCCTGCCCTACATCTGGGGGGCAAAGCACGGCGGCAGCGCCGGAGCTCCGCGGTGAAAGCTCCGCTCCCCGCGGAACTCCGCGGCCCACGGCGTTAAGATTaaagggggaaagagagagaaagagcgaAAATAATATCttacccacccacccacccccaatGCAGTGAGCTTCAGCGCAGAATAATAAAGCTGTCTCAATAAATAACGTGCCTGTGTCTGTCAGTAGCTAGTTTATTTGCGTTTTTCGCCTGGTTTGTTTATACTAGTGCCCCCTCTCTCTTGGGTGTCTTTACAACTCAACAAGCAGGTATTTATCTCCAGTTCCAACCCTGAGTTCTCAGAGAGACCAAACTTTAAGGTTATTAAAATTTCaatcatatttatttattgcagaaaaataatatacaaTGATATTTACAAAACAATCATAAAAATAGGAATGCATTTAGACACCGGatctatttgcattttaacatGGGtcatcaataaataaataaaatgtttaatttttttctcagaggaaaataataataataaaaaagttagGAACCGGGTATATAACAGCTTGAGCCCAGCTTAttcccccctaaaaaaaaaaaaaaaaaaaaaaaaggttttcatcTCTACAGGGATATTTTTTGGTTGGTTGCTTGGTTTCATTCAAGAATGAAGAAAGTTCACAATAATGTATTTCCTTTCATCAGTGGCTCATAGGCACGACCTCTTGGGAATGCAtgcaaaaaaggcaaataaaaaaaaaagttaaattccAACATTCTTcgtcaaattaaaaaaaaaatcgaacGACTCAGACTTCTATCAGAATGCAGAGATGTGTGGATTGTACCGACGCCCAAAGGGTAGTCACTGTCCAAAgcccttctctctttctctttccttaagTGCTCCCCACGCCCTGCTTTGAATTTGGATATTGCTCTTCTAATTTCCAAGAAATCCTtggtacatttttttttagacaaGACCAAAAAAATCGTATCCAACTTCAGAGTCTCTAGATTGtccattttctccttctgtggGAACAATGTCATCTGCAAAAACCCAGAGAGGGCGGAAAACTCGTTACTGAAATGcaagacacacacacatccacCTACACCTCTCTGTCTCTGGAAACACACGTGTCGGGCATGACGAGCGGAGGGCGAAACGTGTGTCTCTGCCGTGCAGGCGGTGCGGTGGCCGGGTGACACCCCGGCCCGGCAGCCAGCGGTGTCAGAGCCGAGGGAAGGGGGCTGCTGGGCGGTAGGAAACGCTCGTCGGGAAGCACGCAGGCGGACATGGATTCACTTCAAAATactagcagcagcagcaggagccatCCCAGCAGCCCCGCTGGCTCCGCAGCGCTTGGTGAAAAAGTGATCTCAGGCCGGCCCCATCTGGCTGGGGCACACCCgcaccgccgccgcctccccgcccgcagcccacccccgccggccgccggcagcgccccgccaCGCGTGGGCCTCGCGGGGCCAGGGGCGCACCTCGGGACGCGCAGGGGGAGGGACGCGCCGTGGGGGGGCaccccagcctccctgctctCCGGCCGGCCCTGGAAGCCAGGCCCCGCCGGACGGGGAGGGCCCCTCTCTCCCCACGGTCACGCGTGCCCGGCCCACGGCGCAGCCGGCGGCCCctcagctccccccccccccccctccccgccggtTTCGGGGTCCCTGCCTTACCTAGGGCTCCTGCCGGGGGGATGCGGGTGGGGTACGCCGCCTGCTAGTGGGATGCGGACATGGACCAGGCGCCCTCCATTCTCCAGACAGAGAAGGCGTAGCTGAGCCGCTCGTGGGCCACATAGCTGCAGCTTGCCATCTTGGAGTCCAGCTCGTCGCTCTGTAAGACCTGGTAGAGGAAGTCGATGTACCTGGCCGCCAGCTTGAGGGTCTGGATCTTGCTCAGCTTGTCCGAGGGCAGCGTGGGGATGATCTTCCGCAGGGCGGCGAAGGCTTCGTTCAGCGACTGCGTGCGCTGCCGCTCCCGCACGTTGGCCATGACCCGCTGGGTCTGCAGCTCCTCGTAGGACTgggggctgccgccgccgctgctgctgccgccgcccccgccgccgccgcccgccccgcacTTCTTGCCCCGCTTGCCTTGGGCCGGGCTGCAGGGCTCGTCCGCGGCCCCGACGGCGCCGCCGGCGCTACGGCGGCTGGAGCGCCGCTTGCGCCCCCCTCTCTTGTTGTTGGGCAGCTGCTGCCGGTCCGGTTCCTCTTCGCTGTTGCTCAAGCTGTCGTCGGCGGGGGAGACTGGCGAGTTTGACTCGTCCTGCTGCATCATCTCTGGGGGGAGACGCGAGAAGCGGGccgggaggggggggagggcagggagaagagggggGCACCTAACCCGCCAGCTCCCCCTTGATCGGCTGCTTCGCTGGCCTgcgaggagaaggaggaggaggagggagggagggaggcaggacctcactttggggggaggggggatggCATCAGGatccaagaggaaaaaaaaaaagccaaccaaaaaaaaaatccctcccgaTCCCTCCTTGGAGCCCCTTCGAGGTGTCTGGGATTGGGAGAAAGTTGAAGACTTGGAGGTTCTTATAGCTCCTGCTGGCGGAAAGTTTGGGGGCAGCAGTGTCATTGGCCTGACGTGGAGAGGAGGGACTTTTGCTGAGTTTTATAGGAAAGTTTCCGCTTCCCCCCCACGCCCTCccccaattatttttttcaagccaTTCACAAGTGATCtggcctcccccccccccccccccccccccatacaTCCTTACCCCAACCCCTTTCTCGGCTTCCCTCTCCGCGGTTTCTCCCTCAGGCTCCTTCGGTTCCCACTCGGCTTTGGGGTGGTGCTGGGCGGCCGGGAGGTTATGGGGGTGCCCGTGCACCCCCTGCGATGCTGCGGAGGGCCCAGAGGGCCGCTTAGTGCCTGCGCTGGGGGGCGGCTGCCCCGGAGCAGCCGTGAGGCAGCCCGCATCTCTCGGGCTTTCCCCGCGGCAGCGGGCACGGCTTGCAGCgaaagggaggaaggggaaattACCCGCGGGGCAGCATCCAGGCACATCCTAATTTTGTCCCGCTCTCGCACGCACCGCGCTCCCATCACCGAACGCCCCCGAGGTCTGGCTTGCCGAGAGACCCGCACATTTCTGGGCTGGGGACGGGGGACGGCACAGCCTTGTCCTGTCAGGATGGAGGACTGCGCTCGGAGAAAGCCATCTTCAGAGGTGGAAGCAGCGGGGAAACTAGGCACTGGCTTCGTACATACGCATCAGTCCTTGAGCTCGTCTTAAGAGAAACCCGAGAGGATCCgcgcccctgcagcccccaacCTGGCACACCGGCAGACGGGAGGGTGTGCAGACCCTCTCTGCCGACACTCTGTGCCTGCTGACCGCTCACTTCAGTTCGCCCTCCCTGAAGGCGCCTGAGCCCAGCACTTCCTGGGAACCgagcttatttattttaaattctcttctaTGTTCGCAGGCAAAACTATTTCTCCCCATCCCCCGCCTTTGTGCCTTCTTGCCCGCTCGCtagcagcacagagcaggtgGTGTGTCTTTTTAACAACAGCTCAGATTCAAACGGGGAACGCCTGGGAGGGAAAGCTAGAAATTGCCATCCATTAATAAATGGGGCGATGCACTTTTCCTGCTCCCTGCGAGGGCACCGCACGCCTCCGCTGCCGGCCTGGCAGCCACCGCTTAGACGGGGCACCTCCGGGCGTGGGGCAgagcgggcagcgccggggcagTGCCGCGGCTCCCCGGCTGCCTTTGAGGTGGGAGGGCGGAGAGGGCGAACGAAATAGCAGAGGAGCAATAAATCCCAGAGACGAAAAAGACGAGGCTTCTGGAAGAGCGCTGTCATCTGCTCCGGGGGAAAGGGCCgcctctcccctctgcctggggGCTCTCTGCCTTCCGGGCAGAGGCCTCCCTCCCACCCCGGGCGCTGCGAGGGGCCAGGACCCCGGCGCAGCCGCCGCCCAGGGGCagcgggcccggcccggccgaTGGCCCCGCTCCCCACCGCAGCGCCCGTCGGGCACCCGCCGCGGGCGGAGCTGCCCCGCCGCTCCTCTGCTGCCCCCCGGGTGAGCTTTCCTCCTTGAGTCTTCCTTCCCGCCATGCGAGCAAATAACAGTCTGCCTTAAACCTTCTTTTTGGGGAACAGCCGGAAACAGGACCAGGGGAGGAAACGGGCCGACTTACCAGGCGAGGGAAGGCACGTCGGCACACAGACCCGCAGTGATCGAGCACAGCTTCCCTGCTTTCAGCTTGTCCCTGCCGTGTGTGCTGCGACCCCTAGGACTCTCCTCTCACCTTGACACCACAAAGCTTTGGGGGTTCCCTTGTgttggcagcagctgctgcccccAAGGTAAGAAGAGCTGGGtctccttccacctcctccttaCCAATAATCTCGGCTGAGCCCAGAGCCCCAGTGCTCCTCTGGGGTGTTGAGCAGTGTCATACAGACCAAAGGTTGGAAACAGTGGTGGTGAGCATCTGTGGGGAGCTCTGGGGGcttgcctgccttccttccttccttccttccttccttccttccttccttccttccttccttccttcttccccttttttctcactcctccctgCTTCTTACAGCAAAAACATCACAGTACAAAACAAGATCTGGTTTTGGGTAACTGCTACCTTGCTGGGAACAGGATGCTGGAGCCATGCCTGGACGGTGGAGCCCCACATCAGCAAAATCAATGGAAGTGATccactgcctgaaaggagggaGGGGCAGCGTCTCCTGGGGGTTTGGTGCTACAGCAGGAGGCATGGCTTGTCTGGGTCAGCTGAACTTTGAGTGGGATGCAGGACACCACCGGCTTGccatggggcaggaggagggtgtGCAGAGGAGGGTGTGTGGGAGAGGCAAGGATAGGTAGAGAGGGAGTGTTACATGATTTGGAAAActagaaaacacagagaaatgtaGGGAGGGGGTGACcttgaagagagagaagaggggtTGACCATGGTAGATGGTTGGGTTTAGGGTCAGTTACTCTTTATGGAAACTGCAGCAAAAGCAACCAGCAGGAGTTAGCAGAACACATGTGGTGCTACCTGGGACCTGCACACTGCTGTATGATCCATGGCTATGCAGAAAATCCcatgattttcattttgctttttgatttgTCTTTGATTCACAACTCATGTGCTTCAGCGTAAAGGAAACTGAGTCCATGCTGGTACTGCCAAGACCCACCACAGGAGTGCAGAGGCCAGGCAAGCTGTGGTGGGAGCGGTCCGGCCCAGGGGACCTGCCACTGGGCTGGCTGTGGCAGCCCGCCTGGATCCCCCAGGcctgctggtgggcagcaacGCTGCCTTGTGCGGGCGTGTAGAGGTGTGTCTGGAGGAGGGTGGATGTGTCACAGAGTCACGTCTGGGGGGctgtgtgagagagaaagacatACTGGTGTGTTTATGTGTGAGGTGTGTTtctatgtgtgtgtgcgcatgtaCAGTTGGTCTTTTGCCATGTGCATGCATATGCCTGTgttgggagggaaggggagcagggaCAGTGcagactttaaagaaaatcaattcAACTCtggtttattttgaaatatacaGTTCtggtggagatggagatggaggcTTTTTATTCTGTACCAAAACAGTAATCAGAGTGTAGTCCATACAGTGTTAAACCATCTGTTTTGAACCCCCAAAAGCCACGAAGGTAGACCCGCAGATCACTCTGGAGCATGGGATGAAGGATGCCATGTCCTGTTCTCTGCTATGCATAGGCATGGCTTGGGTGAGGACTCCCCTGGCTCCTTGAGCAGGCTCTCAACCCTGCTTTGCTCTTTGGAGGTGGCAAGCAAAGCTACAAGCAGCTTCAGGGCCTTTCCAGGGTTATTTCCAGGTCCATTCCTGCAAGCTTTGCTGGGCCTCAGCTAAGGAAAATGTGTGCTGTGTGATCAGACCTTGCATGGGGCACTGTCAGGACATAGAAAACTCCAGCATTTTGTCATCTGTGCAGTAACGTGTAACACTGGTAAAGTAACCACCTAGATTACAGGTGTGGGTGCGAACATGGAGCTAAATAAATGACAAGCTTCTAGGAagatgaaatgagaaataagCTTAGCAGAATGACAGAACAAGTTGGGCTGTGATGTTCATTGTGGTCATGGCTGATCACGGGGAAACAGCTGGAAGGAATCCTCCCAACTATACGCTGGTCCTTGTGTAGGCACCTGTCAGCTGCTGAGACACTCTCATGCTGGGACAAGCAGGGTTTGCCTTAGCCAGGCAGAAACATCACAGTTTTTGAGGGGAGTAGGCCAACAGTCTGattctttctttgatttttgtttagGAATGAATGAAAGGTCTGATTTTGACTGCCTGTTAATAAATCAGTGCAGAAGTTTAAGAACTAATGTGCACAAGATCTGGCTGTTACAACTCCAGTGTTGCTCACCAATGTGTTGTGTGCGTACACAAAAATTACAACTGGGTTGCAACAGGCTGTTCGGTGTTCCTCATACGgcatgcacatacatacattGTAATTTAGCTCTCAAAGGCTGTTGACTGTGGTAAAATACCAAACTCTCTCACTGGTAGGGATTTCTTGGGATATTCAGCAATGCCACTattacacacatgcacacttaGAGACGGCCGCCTGACTGATTTTGATGTGGAAGCTTTCAGTCTGGAGTTTCCTCAGAAGCTGTACCTTTAAGACCTATTTCAAAGCACACTGAAATCAACTGAAGTTTCCCCAGTAATTTCCATGGCCATGTATTTTAATTCCTACAGATGCTAGGTGAAAGCCTGGTCGAGACCCAATCCCTTCAAAAGGGACAAGAGAGAACCCAGCCACTTTCCACACTGTCGTTTATGCTGTAATTTGCTCCGCGTTCAAAGCACGCCCCGAGATGCGCTGAGAACTCTCACTGCGCCCTGGGACAAACTTGCACAGAGCAACAGCAAACGGGCAGAAAGAATATATGAAGCGTCTGAGAGCGGGACTCATTTTTcggcttctttctcctttttctttctgctattCACCGCGGCAGCCCATGCAACCAAGGACACGGAGGCGCTGCCAAGCGCCAGTTAATGAGGCCCCGCTACCTGGGCCTGGCGGCGGTGGGCGCGGTGCTGCTCGGCTCCGCCGGCGGGGCTCGGGCTGCGGGGGCCGCGGGAcggggccgcgccgcggggaGCGTGGCCGgcgggctgtggggctgtgcgGCCGGCGGCCACCGGAGGGCACGATTCCCCGCCGgtccccgccccggccggcggcggcgggcacgACTCCCAGGTGAGTCGCTCCCCCCCGGGCAGAGCAAGGCGGGCAGCCCAAGTCCCTTCACCCGATTTTCACGGGGGTGAGATGCTGGCCGCCCGCTCCCGGCTCTGTTTGCACAGATTCCTTCAAAACCTCCGCGTTTCAGCGAGCCCCGAGTGTTTTTTCTCGCTCAGGCGGACCCGAGCGCCCCGAGGGCCGCTGCCCGCCCTGCGCCGCGCCGCAGCGGCacggccgcccccccggggcagcggggcccgGGCTGGGCGGCGCGAATCCTCCGCGGACCCTCCGCGGACACACGGACACTTCTCCCTGGTGTGCTTCTAGCCCACGGCGCTTTGCCACTCGCTCCGTTCGGAAGCTCTGGAAAAAGGAAGGATAAGACGGGAATCCTTCAAGGAATCAGTTTCATTGTCAAAATGACtgcagtcatttttattttattttctaagctCGTCGTGATGCGGTCATTCATCTAGAAGTCCTAACGGCTGGCTGGCACAGGAGGACGTGacaatggcttttttttaactttcctgAAGGGAAGCCGCCGTGCTTCCAGCCCTCCCGGGCTCCCCGGTGCGCGGCCAGCCCcgcgccccagcccgccccgccTCTGCTCCGGCGGCAGGGAGCgctgcgccgccccgcgcccagGGCTTTGGTTTGCTCTGCATCGCCCTTTCTTCCCAATTTTCGCCTCAGTGCAAGGCCAAGGAATACCTCCGTCCCACTATCAAACAAGCGATCCCACACAGGAGACAGGTGTCCTCGTAGATTAAGATCTGGAATGATTTACAACACGTGTTTTAAtataaaatcttttatttatagATGTTTTATTCAGCTCCAGAAATAATTCATGGCAGTGGATGGGGCTTTTTAAGAAGAGCATGAGTACCTCCACCCCAGAGAATACCAGTCCTTCCCATCACAAGAGATCAACATACCTTATGCTATGGTGGAGCTCTGCCCCTAATTATGGCTCTGGGTCTTGTTTATGTAGTTTCATGTCTAAATCTGAAAAGACTGCTTAGTAAAACAAGCTTATCTACACTCCAGGGGATATTagttatttatattaataatgGAGCTTATTTGCAATTTCAGctcctttgactttttttttttttttgcttttccatctcttccATCTTTCCTGAACTACGTAAATATATCTTTTTTGTATTCTTCCTGCTCCCACACATTACTCAAATCTATATATTCAATCTTTCAGTACACTCAGCCCATGGAAACTCCATAAAATTTCAGGCCTTTTTAGccacaaattctgctttttcttacGAGATGGGGGAGGGCGCACCTTGGGCACAGATGATGGATAAAGCATTCCACAAAGCCTCCTTCCTAGGAACGCACTCAAACTCTTCCTGCAGCTCGTACAATTTGAGTCAGAATCCTAGAGCCAGAATTTCAGCATGGGAGTGGGCTTTTCCCCTGTTAGCCATGTCTGCACCCTGGGGAAGAACCCCCTGTGCTTCCTACTCAGTGTGGTCTCCTTTAGGCTTACAGCTGCTCTTGGGATCTCAGAGAACAAGATGAAACAAAAGGTCATGTAAGAAACAACCATGACTCACAAGAGCCCTGTAAGAGTTCATTTGACAGGGTAATAGGCTCTCCTTTACCTCTGAGGTAGGCAGCAAAGCCTGGTGTGAGGGAAACGGCATGGAAGATTGTCTTGACATACACATATGCTCTCCTAGGCAAATGGAAATGGTTTTTTGATTGGTAGCCTGATTGAATGCCAGGGCTGCAAGTTGGAAACCATCCACCTCTTCCCACCCTGAGACCACACAGGGGCTGACTGTAGCCATGCAGGGGAGGGGATCCTGGAAGGGGAAGGTTCACAGAAGTGAACACTCATCTCAATCTTTCCACAGTTGCCTTACCTCTAAGGACACCTACCTAGAGCTAGAAGACTTTTTGAGGGAGGAGGGATTTATCTCCATCTCTGCCAGACTgcatttcctttcagaaaaggcAGTCAGGGTGGAATCAAAGTCTAGTTATTTTGTGCTATGGACTATCTGCTGTGGTGCTTAAAGATCTACTGTATACCATTACCCCTCATTTTACAGCCCCAATCTCATTCGCCCACTTCTAGAAAACAGGATGATGATCAGTCAGGGCACCTTGTTCACTAGAGATTGATCTGTTCCATAGGGCCATACCCTAGTTTTAATTTCTGACCAAAGGCCGTATAGAAGGTCACACAATGAAGCTGATCTAGAGCACAAATCTTTGTTACCAAACTCCTAGGGCAGTTTTCCAGAAGAGGCAGTAGTTTATTAATATGTTAAAGTAAATTAACACACGTTCACTGTCCatgtatgcatgcatgtatgtatg
This Gavia stellata isolate bGavSte3 chromosome 6, bGavSte3.hap2, whole genome shotgun sequence DNA region includes the following protein-coding sequences:
- the TWIST1 gene encoding twist-related protein 1, whose protein sequence is MMQQDESNSPVSPADDSLSNSEEEPDRQQLPNNKRGGRKRRSSRRSAGGAVGAADEPCSPAQGKRGKKCGAGGGGGGGGSSSGGGSPQSYEELQTQRVMANVRERQRTQSLNEAFAALRKIIPTLPSDKLSKIQTLKLAARYIDFLYQVLQSDELDSKMASCSYVAHERLSYAFSVWRMEGAWSMSASH